The following proteins are co-located in the Gossypium hirsutum isolate 1008001.06 chromosome A02, Gossypium_hirsutum_v2.1, whole genome shotgun sequence genome:
- the LOC107934622 gene encoding linamarin synthase 2, producing the protein MGSLETNKPHIVIVPFPAQGHVNPMMLLAKLLHSRGFFITFVNTEFNHRRLIRSKGPDFVKGLPDFQFKTIPEGLPSSDRNATQDLRVLCDSIRKHCLAPFVELLAKLNSSPQVPTVTCIISDGLMSFAIKAAEQLGIPEVQFWTASACSFMGYLHFSELVKRGIIPFQSETFLNEPIDWVPGMSNIRLRDFPSFVKANDPNDILFDYFGSEAQNCLKASAIIFNAFEDFEHEVFEAIAAKFPQIYTIGPLHLLARHLHVDPSKSMNSSLWKEDTSCIEWLNKREPNSVVYVNYGSITVMSEKHLKEFAWGLANSKHPFLWIVRPDVVMGDSAILDLEFLKEIKERGLIISWCNQYEVLSHPSVGVFLTHCGWNSTVETISGGVPVICWPFFADQQTNCRYACTHWGIGMEVDHDVKRENIEFLVKEMMEGEEGKKKKEKALEWKKKAEEAVEVGGSSYIDFDRFVKEALKHG; encoded by the exons ATGGGTTCACTTGAAACCAATAAACCTCACATTGTAATCGTCCCATTTCCAGCACAAGGTCATGTTAACCCCATGATGCTACTTGCTAAGCTCTTACACTCTAGAGGCTTCTTCATAACCTTTGTTAACACTGAGTTCAACCATAGGCGTTTGATCAGGTCCAAAGGCCCTGACTTCGTTAAAGGTCTGCCTGATTTCCAGTTCAAAACAATTCCGGAAGGGCTGCCATCGTCCGATCGAAATGCAACACAGGATCTTCGAGTTCTGTGTGATTCGATACGAAAGCATTGCTTGGCACCATTTGTAGAGCTACTAGCTAAGTTAAACTCCTCGCCCCAAGTGCCCACTGTTACTTGCATAATTTCTGATGGACTTATGAGCTTTGCTATTAAGGCTGCTGAGCAACTTGGCATACCAGAAGTTCAGTTTTGGACTGCCTCAGCATGTAGTTTCATGGGATATCTTCACTTCAGTGAACTGGTTAAACGAGGCATTATTCCATTCCAAA GTGAAACATTTCTCAATGAACCTATTGACTGGGTCCCTGGAATGAGTAACATTCGCCTCAGAGACTTTCCAAGCTTCGTCAAAGCCAACGATCCGAATGATATTTTGTTTGATTATTTCGGATCCGAAGCTCAAAATTGCCTAAAAGCTTCAGCAATAATCTTCAACGCATTTGAAGATTTCGAACATGAAGTGTTCGAAGCCATCGCTGCCAAATTTCCTCAAATTTATACAATTGGACCCCTTCATTTGCTTGCCAGGCACCTACATGTCGATCCCTCCAAGTCAATGAACTCAAGCCTATGGAAGGAAGATACAAGCTGCATTGAATGGCTTAACAAAAGGGAACCCAATTCAGTTGTGTATGTGAACTATGGAAGCATTACTGTCATGTCGGAGAAGCATCTCAAAGAATTTGCATGGGGGTTGGCTAACTCTAAGCACCCATTTTTATGGATCGTTAGACCAGATGTCGTGATGGGTGATTCTGCAATTCTGGATCTAGAGTTCCTTAAGGAGATTAAGGAAAGAGGGCTGATAATAAGCTGGTGCAACCAATATGAGGTCCTTTCACATCCTTCAGTCGGTGTTTTTTTGACACACTGTGGGTGGAATTCTACCGTGGAAACCATATCAGGAGGTGTGCCAGTAATTTGTTGGCCATTTTTTGCTGATCAACAAACCAATTGTCGATATGCTTGCACTCATTGGGGCATTGGCATGGAGGTGGATCATGATGTGAAGCGAGAGAACATAGAGTTTTTAGTCAAGGAAATGATGGAAGGtgaggaaggaaagaaaaagaaagagaaggcaTTGGAATGGAAGAAGAAAGCCGAAGAAGCAGTTGAAGTTGGGGGATCATCTTATATTGATTTCGACAGATTTGTTAAGGAAGCTCTCAAACATGGTTAA